The sequence TCCAGTTTACACGGTCGCTACCATTAATTCCATTCGTTCCATTTTGAAAAGAATTTCCGCCGTTGGTTGACCGTCTTAGGTTTCCGTATTGTGATTCCGCATAAACATATTTATTATCAATTGGATCCACATTTACGTGAAATCCATCACCACCAATAATTGATTGCCAATCGCTCAAACCGCCCGTTAATGTGCGAATGGTGTTGTTATCTTGGGTTCCACCATAAAGTCTTTCTGGGTGCTGATAATCAACTTCAATATTATAAAATTGAGTAATAGGAAGATTTTCAAAATGCGTCCAACTATTTCCGCCATTTTCAGAAAAATAGGCGCCACCATCATTTCCGGCGAGCATAAAATTGCTGTTTGTTCTAGAAAAATCCAATGCATGATGGTCAACGTGCATTCCGCCCAAGGTGCTCCAGGACGAACCGCTATTAGTAGATTTTGCTATATCAAAACCTATAATATAAACTTCGGAAGAATTTGTAGGGTTTACCCGAACATTGCCAAAATACCAACCAAAATTAGCATCTATTCCGCTCAGTGCTCCGGCTGAAGTTACTAAAGTCCAATTGTCACCATTATTAGTAGACTTATAAAGCCCGTCGAATTCATTAGTGATTTGATTTGTTGTAAAACGTGCATAAACAGTAGCAGGATCTGATTCTGAAACTGCAATACCAATTCTTCCAGTTTGTGCATTTGGAGCAGGTAATCCGTTGGCAGTTCCTAATTCAGACCAAGTAGTTCCACCATCCATAGAACGATGAATTGCTGAAGATAGTCCGCCATAATCGCGTTCCCAAGGTTTGCGGGTGCGTTCCCACATTGCAGCATAAATAATGTTTGTGTTGGATACATTCATTGCTACATCTATTGCGGCTGTAGAGTCGGTTACAAAAAGAACTTGTTCCCAGTTTGTGCCGCCGTTTGTGGTTCTATAAACTCCACGCTCGTTGTTTTTTCCGTAGAGCTGTCCCGTTGCTGCTACAAAAACGCGGTCTGGATTTGTAGGATCAACTACAATTCGGCCAATATGATTACTTTCTGGTAAGCCTACGTTTGTCCATGTATCTCCAGCATTATTACTTTTGTATATTCCATCGCCAAAATAGGCTCCGTCTGTTGCGCTTCCGTTGGCTTCTCCGGTTCCTGCATAAATTATTTGTGGATTTGATTGCGCAATTGCAATATCGCCAATGGAAAGTTTGGATTCGTTGTCAAAAATTGGAGTCCAATTGACGCCGCGATCGTAGCTTCTAAAAATCCCGCCAGTTGCAGTCGCCAAATAGAGATGGTCGTCGTTATCTGGAGCTATTGCCGCATCGGTAATCCGTCCACCAGTATTTAATGGACCAACAAAAGTCCATTCTCCAGCAGCTTCTGGAGATCTGTTGGCAAGAATCTGTTTGGACTGCGCAATAGCTTCCTTATAAGCATCCTTATTGATGTAATTGTTTGGATAGGCGCGTTGGTTGTACATCCACTCTGCGGGATATTCCATTTTTCCAGTTTCCTTTTCAGCTACTTTTTCTTCTGAAGAGTTTTTACAATTTATAAAAAGAAGTGCTGAAAAGAATGAAAGCACAATTAAGTTGAAGGGGAGTTTGTAGTTTTTCATCACGGACGGTTTAGAGTTTGTTTTTTTGAAGACGTTTTATATAATTCATTGATTGTAAATGTCGTAATTATTTTTTTGGATACCAATCCAATTGGATTACCTTAATATTAGGATCTCCAGCTTCCACCAGAGATTTAAACTTTGAAACATCGCTCAAACCCTCCGTTCCTCTATAGTGATAAGGGTAAACGGTTTTTGGTTTGAAAGCCAAAACTGCTTCTGCAGCTTTTTCAACGGTCATTGTGTAGGGTAAATTCATACAGACAAAGGCGATATCAATATTTTTCAGATTGCGCATTTCTGGAATATCTTCTGTGTCGCTAGAAATATAGATTCGCTCACCATTTTTCTCAAGCACATAACCATTTCCTCTTCCTTTTTCGTGAAATTTTAAAGCTTCTGGTCGTAGATTATACATTGGTATGGCTTCAAAAGCAATGTCAAAATCTGAAATTTTTTCGCCATTGCTCATTACTTTCGATTTGCTTTGTAGGTTTTTTGGTAATTTGTCAAAGACCGCTTTGGGAGCAATCAATTTTGTTTTAGCTACCACAATAGATTCAAGCGTTGGAATGTCCATATGGTCGCGGTGAATGTCAGTAATCAAAACAAGATCGGGCTCGCGGAATTTTGAAAATAGATCTTTTCCGCCTACTGGATCAACATAAATGGTTGTTTCGCCCCAGTTCAGAACCATTGATGCGTGTTCTACAGGGTTGATTGCGAGTTCTTTATTTGTTACGACTTCCTCATCATCCAAATCAGTTGCAGGAGCTATTACAGATGCCTCGGATTCGGTTTTTTCTGTTGTGTTTTTGCAACTAATTAGTGCAACGGAAAAGAAAATGGTAAGAGCAATACCTTTCATAAAAAATAATTTTGAATGAAGATACTAAGAAAGAAATGTTTAGAAAGGTATTTTTAAGATTTTATGAAATAGAATCACTTACTAAATAAGTAATTGCCTTCCCAACTTGATTCGGAAACACTCCCGCCGATGGCGAACCTTCACAAATATGAAGGTAACTAGCATTTTCGTTTTTTGTGAAATAGGAAACAAATTGTCGAGCTTCATTTAAAGAAAATCCACTTGGCGAAATGGCGCTACTTCCCATCATTTCAATTGCATCCATATCTAGCTCAATTCCGAAGTTTTCGTTGCAGCAGAAGTTTTCAGCATCTTTTAAAGCTACAGAAAAGGACAGTTTTTGGTTTACTGAAATATCTTCAAAAAGATTGAAGTTTA comes from Aequorivita sublithincola DSM 14238 and encodes:
- a CDS encoding T9SS type A sorting domain-containing protein — translated: MKNYKLPFNLIVLSFFSALLFINCKNSSEEKVAEKETGKMEYPAEWMYNQRAYPNNYINKDAYKEAIAQSKQILANRSPEAAGEWTFVGPLNTGGRITDAAIAPDNDDHLYLATATGGIFRSYDRGVNWTPIFDNESKLSIGDIAIAQSNPQIIYAGTGEANGSATDGAYFGDGIYKSNNAGDTWTNVGLPESNHIGRIVVDPTNPDRVFVAATGQLYGKNNERGVYRTTNGGTNWEQVLFVTDSTAAIDVAMNVSNTNIIYAAMWERTRKPWERDYGGLSSAIHRSMDGGTTWSELGTANGLPAPNAQTGRIGIAVSESDPATVYARFTTNQITNEFDGLYKSTNNGDNWTLVTSAGALSGIDANFGWYFGNVRVNPTNSSEVYIIGFDIAKSTNSGSSWSTLGGMHVDHHALDFSRTNSNFMLAGNDGGAYFSENGGNSWTHFENLPITQFYNIEVDYQHPERLYGGTQDNNTIRTLTGGLSDWQSIIGGDGFHVNVDPIDNKYVYAESQYGNLRRSTNGGNSFQNGTNGINGSDRVNWNTPVILSPFSPEKMFYGSNKLYTSTRAVSWTAISPDLTDGLHPSGSLAFGTLTAIAASYNNLDVIYTGSDDGNVNVTFDGGATWTDVSAGLPDQYITSIAMVPSDDMIAYVAVSGFKYLDYTPHIFKTTDGGQNWTDISSNLPNIPVNDIITYPAENILFVATDLNVWYSKDDGANWTILGNNLPLTVVMDLKFHEPTKTLFAGTFGRAMHSYDVSDILDIGENELASNSIKIYPNPATSEFTISQSLSSEGTVQLFDISGKKIKDLFSGNFSNDKNIIVKTEGIPAGVYLVKVNLGNQSITKKLIIAR
- a CDS encoding MBL fold metallo-hydrolase — protein: MKGIALTIFFSVALISCKNTTEKTESEASVIAPATDLDDEEVVTNKELAINPVEHASMVLNWGETTIYVDPVGGKDLFSKFREPDLVLITDIHRDHMDIPTLESIVVAKTKLIAPKAVFDKLPKNLQSKSKVMSNGEKISDFDIAFEAIPMYNLRPEALKFHEKGRGNGYVLEKNGERIYISSDTEDIPEMRNLKNIDIAFVCMNLPYTMTVEKAAEAVLAFKPKTVYPYHYRGTEGLSDVSKFKSLVEAGDPNIKVIQLDWYPKK